The DNA sequence TTGGCCTGGATCGTGCTGGTAGTGGTGCCCTTCGTGGTCCTCGCCCTTTTCTGGCTGGTGCACATACTGCCGGAAAAAATCGCCGAGAAGAGGCAGCATCCGCAGGCCGAAGCGATCCAGACTCTATGTCTGCTTTCCCTGTTTTTCGGCGGAATGCTGTGGCCGCTGGCCTGGCTGTGGGCCTATTCCAAACCGGTGCTCTACAAAATGGCGTATGGCACCGACAAGCATGAATCGCATGTTCCCGACGCGCAATCTGCAGCGCCGGAGGAGCCTCAGCCAGACGAAATCGACGCATTGCGCGCACAGATCGCGCGGCTCGAGGCGGAACTGGCGTCGCGCCACAACCCGGCAGGGCGGGTCTGATCGATGGAAATCCTGCTGCTTGGTATCTACGCCTTCTTCGTCTGGCTGATTTTTTTCAAATTCCGGCTGTTGCCGTGGAATATCATCAGCCAGGTGATTTCATTCACGATCCCGGTCGTGGGCCTGACCGTGCTGATCCTGATTTTGAATATCGTGGCACCCTCTTCGGCCGATGT is a window from the Gammaproteobacteria bacterium genome containing:
- a CDS encoding DUF3302 domain-containing protein; the encoded protein is MNPAADPSTPPAPRGACGTLCTLLVAALLPLPAQASIFQGEALDTAANVLAWIVLVVVPFVVLALFWLVHILPEKIAEKRQHPQAEAIQTLCLLSLFFGGMLWPLAWLWAYSKPVLYKMAYGTDKHESHVPDAQSAAPEEPQPDEIDALRAQIARLEAELASRHNPAGRV